From one Trueperella pyogenes genomic stretch:
- a CDS encoding 4-(cytidine 5'-diphospho)-2-C-methyl-D-erythritol kinase — MQRVVVSVPAKVNLALRVGGPRADGFHPLDTVFEALDIFDDVEVRPAQELTLSIKGLGEDLPTDESNLAIRAARTLQERIGTHLGADIRITKRIPVAGGMAGGSADAAGTLLALNELWELGLSKDELMGIGAQLGSDVPFAFLGGLAHGVGRGEKLEPVRAGGMHAWVLLTRTEGLSTPAVFRQFDALFPDAGAPAGTQALRRALGEASLAAVGDLLVNDLQPAATSLRPEIGQEIERIAAAGHHVILSGSGPTIAVLIEPERAEELAAQLRADFPYAVHVAYGPAAGAHVRQVQ; from the coding sequence GTGCAACGAGTCGTAGTTTCTGTGCCTGCAAAGGTCAATCTTGCCCTGCGCGTCGGCGGCCCGCGCGCCGACGGTTTCCACCCCCTCGACACGGTTTTCGAGGCGCTCGACATCTTCGACGACGTCGAGGTCCGCCCGGCGCAGGAGCTCACCTTATCGATAAAGGGCCTGGGCGAGGACCTGCCCACCGACGAGTCGAATCTGGCCATCCGTGCCGCCCGCACGCTCCAGGAACGCATCGGCACGCACCTGGGCGCCGATATCCGCATCACCAAGCGCATCCCCGTGGCCGGGGGAATGGCGGGCGGTTCTGCGGACGCCGCCGGCACGCTGCTGGCGCTAAACGAGTTATGGGAGCTCGGCCTGTCCAAAGACGAGCTGATGGGGATTGGCGCGCAACTCGGCTCCGACGTACCTTTTGCTTTCCTGGGAGGTCTGGCCCACGGCGTCGGGCGCGGGGAAAAACTGGAGCCCGTTCGCGCCGGAGGCATGCACGCGTGGGTGTTGCTGACCCGCACAGAGGGGTTGTCCACTCCGGCGGTCTTCCGCCAGTTCGATGCCCTGTTCCCCGACGCCGGTGCCCCAGCTGGCACGCAGGCGCTTCGCCGCGCGCTCGGTGAGGCATCGCTTGCGGCGGTAGGGGATTTGCTGGTAAACGACCTACAACCTGCTGCCACGAGTCTGCGCCCTGAAATCGGGCAGGAAATCGAGCGCATCGCGGCCGCGGGACACCATGTGATCCTTTCCGGCTCCGGCCCCACGATCGCAGTTCTCATCGAGCCGGAGCGTGCCGAAGAACTCGCAGCCCAGTTGCGGGCCGACTTCCCCTATGCCGTCCACGTCGCCTACGGGCCTGCTGCCGGCGCACACGTCAGGCAGGTGCAGTAA
- a CDS encoding ABC-F family ATP-binding cassette domain-containing protein: protein MAHILGMEEVGVSLGSRPILGGLNLSLEDGSRIGIVGPNGGGKSTLLKLMTRALEPDTGRVTMKSGTRFAVLSQADSLDPNQTVRDAIHGKADTFEWASDARIREVHAGLIPDVAMDRLLGELSGGQRRRVALAATLVRDADVVVLDEPTNHLDIEGVTYLASYLGERFANGQGALVVVTHDRWFLDAVCTRLWEIVPGNDGAGGRAPVPGYVETYEGGYAAYILQRAQRQRLAAQAAQKRANLLRKELAWLRRGAPARTSKPKFRIEAANALIANEPPPRDTVALTKMATTRLGKKVIDLEEVTFAWPGRERPVLCDVTLRLAPGERIGVLGRNGAGKSSLLGLLSGELAPSSGVVKRGKTVELAILSQDTKELDEVAHRRVVESVADVATHMIVGGKEMSASQLVERLGFTRERAWTPVADLSGGERRRLQFLRLLMREPNVLLLDEPTNDLDTDTLAAIEDLLDSWPGTLVVVSHDRYLLERTTDHQIAVIGGRVMGLPGGVDQYLQLEENAKRAGGQGAQSERSQDGGQPASSKNAAKEREARKAMDRVERKMGRVREQIEKLGVEQSEVAANVAQSGQYTELAALGKRIAALKDELEELEMQWLEAGERAEYYG, encoded by the coding sequence ATGGCACACATTCTTGGCATGGAGGAGGTCGGCGTCTCCCTCGGCTCCCGGCCGATCCTCGGTGGCCTTAACCTCTCCCTCGAAGACGGCTCCCGCATCGGAATCGTAGGCCCCAACGGCGGCGGCAAATCGACCCTATTGAAGCTCATGACTCGCGCGCTTGAGCCAGACACCGGCCGGGTCACGATGAAGAGTGGCACCCGCTTTGCTGTGCTCTCCCAGGCTGACAGCCTTGACCCAAACCAGACCGTCCGCGACGCTATTCACGGCAAGGCCGACACCTTCGAGTGGGCTTCTGACGCGCGCATCCGCGAGGTTCACGCCGGCCTTATCCCCGACGTCGCCATGGATCGGCTCCTCGGCGAGCTCTCGGGCGGCCAACGCCGCCGGGTGGCGCTCGCGGCAACACTCGTGCGCGACGCCGACGTCGTCGTCCTCGACGAGCCCACCAACCACCTCGACATCGAGGGCGTGACCTATCTTGCCAGCTACCTGGGCGAGCGCTTCGCGAACGGGCAGGGCGCGCTCGTCGTCGTCACGCACGACCGCTGGTTCCTCGACGCCGTGTGCACGAGGCTGTGGGAGATCGTACCCGGTAACGACGGCGCGGGCGGTCGGGCGCCGGTGCCCGGCTACGTCGAAACCTACGAGGGCGGTTACGCCGCGTATATTCTCCAACGCGCGCAGCGGCAGCGACTGGCCGCCCAGGCAGCGCAGAAGCGGGCGAACCTACTGCGCAAGGAGCTGGCCTGGCTGCGCCGCGGAGCTCCGGCGCGAACCTCGAAGCCAAAATTCCGTATTGAGGCGGCGAACGCGCTGATCGCGAACGAGCCACCGCCGCGCGACACCGTCGCGTTGACGAAAATGGCCACCACCCGCCTGGGCAAGAAGGTCATCGACCTAGAGGAGGTCACCTTCGCCTGGCCCGGCCGCGAACGCCCTGTCCTGTGCGATGTCACTTTGCGCCTCGCGCCCGGCGAGCGCATCGGAGTCCTCGGGCGCAATGGAGCCGGCAAGTCTTCACTCCTCGGCCTCCTCTCCGGCGAGCTGGCGCCCAGCAGCGGCGTCGTGAAGAGAGGCAAGACGGTGGAGCTGGCGATCCTGAGCCAGGACACGAAAGAGCTCGACGAGGTGGCCCACCGGCGTGTCGTCGAGTCGGTGGCCGACGTGGCCACGCACATGATCGTCGGCGGAAAGGAGATGTCGGCGTCTCAGCTCGTCGAGCGCCTCGGCTTCACGCGCGAGCGCGCCTGGACGCCGGTGGCCGACCTGTCGGGTGGCGAACGACGCCGCCTGCAATTCCTCCGCCTGCTCATGCGCGAACCCAACGTGCTCCTGCTCGACGAGCCCACGAATGATCTTGACACCGACACCCTCGCCGCGATTGAGGATCTCCTCGATTCGTGGCCGGGCACGCTCGTCGTCGTCTCGCACGACCGCTATCTTCTGGAACGCACCACCGACCACCAGATCGCGGTGATTGGCGGCAGGGTAATGGGCTTGCCGGGAGGGGTGGATCAGTATCTGCAGCTCGAGGAGAACGCCAAACGCGCTGGTGGCCAGGGGGCGCAGAGTGAGCGTTCGCAAGACGGGGGTCAGCCGGCGTCGTCGAAAAATGCGGCGAAGGAACGCGAGGCGCGCAAGGCGATGGATCGCGTGGAACGCAAGATGGGACGCGTGCGCGAGCAGATCGAAAAACTCGGGGTGGAACAGAGCGAGGTCGCCGCAAACGTGGCGCAGAGCGGCCAATATACGGAACTTGCCGCACTCGGCAAGCGCATCGCCGCGCTCAAGGATGAACTGGAGGAACTCGAAATGCAGTGGCTCGAGGCTGGCGAGAGGGCCGAGTACTACGGCTAA